GAACGCCGACGGCCCGCCCGGACGTACCGGGCGGGCCGTCGACGTGTCCCCGGGGGACGGCAGTCGGCGACTATCCCTTGCTGACCGCCGCCAGGATCTCCGGCAGCCGCCTCGCCGTCCGCGGCGCCGCCACCTTCAGACCCACCCAGATCAGGAGCGCGCCGTAGAGCGTGCCGGCCGGGAACAGCAGCCAGAGCAGGGACTGCTGGTCGGAGACGTGGAGGTAGATCGTCGCGCCGATCAGCGGGGCGCACAGCAGCGGGGCCGTGAGCATGCCGCCGAGGATCGAGATCCACGCCAGGGCGCCCTGCCCCGGCGCCACGTTCTTGTAGCCGCTGTCCTGCGGGATCGAGTACGGGAAGACCGCCGAGGCCACCGAGCCCGTCGCCAGCATGGCGCCGAGCAGGCCGAGCGCCAGACCGAGGGCGTCCGGGAGCCGCTCCCAGTCACCGAGGACGGCGACCGTGAGGACCGTGACGAAGACCGCGTACGGGAGGGTGACCATGAGCAGGGCCAGGGTCCGGGCCCGGAGTTCGGCGAACGCGTCGGCCGTCGTCGAGATGGTCTGGGCGACCATCCAGAACGACGAGGTGTCCTGGCCGAACTGGTTGTACATCAGCATGCCGAGCATGCCGGAGGCGAAGCACGCCCAGTAGATCGAGCCCGTGCCCTGGAGGGCGTTCACGAGCGGGACGATCAGACCGAGGGCCAGCGAGGTGACAGCCCCGGCCTTGGTCTTCGGGTCACGCCACAGGTAACGCAGGCTGCGTTCCATGACCGCGCCCGTGCGCCCGTCCGGCAGGATCCGGGCGAGCCGCCCCTTGCCGTCGGCCTTGTCACGGACGCCCGCGTCGGAGGCCGCGCCGATCGTGGAACCGTCCGGCTCGACCATCAGCCGCACGAGGCTCCGCTGCCACCAGTACAGGAGCGCGGCGAGCGCGGCCGCCGT
This sequence is a window from Streptomyces sp. NBC_00691. Protein-coding genes within it:
- a CDS encoding transporter — its product is MSAFPTTTTAGTATAAGPVPSLTSVFVRLKLSLLRNGLKQSGGRTAAYIVSIVFGAVFAAALVLAFALMRGNADAASVAILLTGSLALSWTVMPLFIPSGDETLDPSRLVMLPLRPRPLVRALLVASLVGVGPVLTFVLALGAALSVAHGAAGVVLAVLGVPLTAVTCVALSRAVAAANVRLLTSRKGRDLALLSGLIIAVGMQVVNFGAQRLGEAGGLESLEPAAAVVGWLPPAAAIGAVDSASQGDYGVAAARLLLTAAALAALLYWWQRSLVRLMVEPDGSTIGAASDAGVRDKADGKGRLARILPDGRTGAVMERSLRYLWRDPKTKAGAVTSLALGLIVPLVNALQGTGSIYWACFASGMLGMLMYNQFGQDTSSFWMVAQTISTTADAFAELRARTLALLMVTLPYAVFVTVLTVAVLGDWERLPDALGLALGLLGAMLATGSVASAVFPYSIPQDSGYKNVAPGQGALAWISILGGMLTAPLLCAPLIGATIYLHVSDQQSLLWLLFPAGTLYGALLIWVGLKVAAPRTARRLPEILAAVSKG